From Phenylobacterium immobile (ATCC 35973), a single genomic window includes:
- a CDS encoding M16 family metallopeptidase has product MIRAARALGLAVLLAGTALTPVALAQTMQAATVPPIAYKERVLANGLRVLTSLDKTTPNVSVQVWYGVGSKDDPQGRSGFAHLFEHMMFKATRNLPSESIDRMTEDVGGFNNASTYDDFTNYYEVVPAEHLERLLWTESERLGALVVDEATFASERDVVKEELRQRILAQPYGRLFGLLLPQATYTTHPYKRPGIGSIEELDAATIDDVRRFHAAYYRPDNAALIVVGNFDEAKLNAWIDRYFSPLKPPAQPITRVTAVEPARTKAGVFDGYGPNVPLPAVAITWLAPAASSPDAPALKVLDAILSAGKSSRLYNSLVYDQQIAAEVFTSADMPQQPGMFAAAAIMASGHTLAEGETALLAQVKRLRDASPTDAELAEAKNELVAGKLRERESIDGRGFALGYALETSGDAAAANTELADLQAVTAADVQRVAAKYLADDRRMTIRYQAEGARPAGEVEAPRPKPPTSVGAFTGRVVTLAPVAERTPAPPLGAPIAPVLPNPIERTLKNGLRVIVAHSSDLPLVTADLTVKAGAWADPATLSGAASVTADMLTEGTATRSAQDVASQTEALGAVLQSAGGADSASVTLNVMPDKLAAAMAVMADVARNPAFKADELDRQRALALDGLQVAYQDPGQISSFVARPVIFAGTPAGHVNGGTPASLPRIKPEDLRTIHQAYYRPDNAVLVLTGAITPEQGFILAEQAFGDWAKPVAAAPAPPVITPKAGPRAVVVDLPGTGQAAVSVVAPAIARNDPAYYPAMVANTVLGGGYSARLNQEIRIKRGLSYGAGSSLATNRTTGLFRASAQTKNESAPEVLTLIKAEMTKLASAPASADELKARKSVLIGGFGRQLATTDGLADIIGNLAVYGVPLDEIGLYTRKIEAVTAPEVQAFAKDRFDPAKASVIIAGDAKAFAPALKANLPTLEVIPAAELDLDSPTLKAVK; this is encoded by the coding sequence ATGATCAGAGCCGCCCGCGCCCTCGGCCTCGCCGTCCTTCTCGCCGGAACAGCTTTGACGCCGGTCGCCCTCGCGCAGACGATGCAGGCGGCGACCGTCCCGCCGATCGCCTACAAGGAACGCGTGCTGGCCAATGGCCTGCGGGTGCTGACCTCGCTGGACAAGACGACGCCCAATGTGAGCGTCCAGGTCTGGTACGGCGTCGGCTCCAAGGACGACCCGCAGGGCCGTTCGGGCTTCGCCCACCTCTTCGAGCACATGATGTTCAAGGCGACGCGCAACCTGCCGTCGGAGAGCATCGACCGCATGACCGAGGACGTCGGCGGCTTCAACAACGCCTCAACCTACGACGACTTCACCAACTATTATGAGGTGGTCCCGGCCGAGCATCTGGAGCGCCTGCTCTGGACCGAATCCGAGCGCCTGGGCGCCCTGGTGGTCGACGAGGCGACCTTCGCCTCCGAGCGTGACGTGGTGAAGGAGGAGCTGCGTCAGCGCATCCTCGCCCAGCCCTACGGCCGCCTGTTCGGCCTGCTGCTGCCGCAGGCGACCTATACGACCCACCCCTACAAGCGCCCAGGCATCGGCTCGATCGAGGAACTGGACGCGGCGACCATCGACGATGTGCGGCGCTTCCACGCCGCCTATTATCGGCCCGACAACGCCGCCCTGATCGTCGTCGGCAACTTCGACGAGGCCAAACTCAACGCCTGGATCGACCGCTACTTTTCGCCCTTGAAGCCGCCGGCCCAACCGATCACCCGGGTCACAGCGGTGGAGCCGGCGCGGACGAAGGCCGGCGTCTTCGACGGCTATGGCCCCAATGTGCCCCTGCCGGCGGTGGCGATCACCTGGCTCGCGCCCGCGGCCTCCAGCCCGGATGCGCCGGCGCTGAAGGTGCTGGACGCCATCCTGTCGGCCGGCAAGTCCTCGCGCCTCTATAACAGCCTCGTCTATGACCAGCAGATCGCCGCGGAGGTCTTCACCAGCGCCGACATGCCGCAACAGCCGGGCATGTTCGCCGCCGCCGCCATCATGGCCTCAGGCCACACCCTCGCGGAGGGCGAGACCGCCCTTCTGGCCCAGGTGAAGCGCCTGCGCGACGCCTCGCCCACCGACGCCGAACTGGCCGAGGCCAAGAACGAGTTGGTCGCCGGCAAGCTGCGCGAGCGCGAGTCCATCGACGGCCGCGGCTTCGCGCTCGGCTATGCGCTGGAGACCAGCGGCGACGCGGCGGCCGCCAACACCGAACTGGCCGACCTGCAGGCCGTGACCGCGGCCGACGTCCAGCGCGTCGCCGCCAAGTACCTCGCCGACGACCGGCGGATGACCATCCGTTACCAGGCCGAGGGCGCGCGTCCCGCCGGTGAGGTCGAGGCCCCCAGGCCCAAACCGCCTACCTCCGTAGGCGCCTTCACCGGCCGGGTGGTCACCCTGGCGCCGGTGGCCGAGCGCACGCCGGCCCCGCCGCTCGGCGCGCCGATCGCGCCGGTGCTGCCGAACCCAATAGAGCGCACGCTGAAGAATGGTCTGCGCGTCATCGTCGCCCATTCCAGCGATCTGCCCCTGGTCACCGCCGATTTGACGGTCAAGGCTGGCGCCTGGGCTGATCCGGCGACCCTGTCTGGCGCGGCCAGCGTCACTGCGGACATGCTGACCGAGGGCACCGCGACGCGGTCGGCCCAGGACGTGGCCAGCCAGACGGAAGCCCTGGGCGCGGTGCTGCAATCGGCGGGCGGCGCGGACTCAGCCTCGGTCACCCTCAATGTCATGCCTGACAAGCTGGCCGCCGCCATGGCCGTGATGGCCGATGTCGCCCGCAATCCGGCCTTCAAAGCCGACGAGCTGGATCGCCAGCGGGCCCTGGCGCTCGACGGCCTGCAGGTCGCCTACCAGGATCCCGGCCAGATCTCGTCCTTTGTCGCCCGACCGGTGATCTTCGCCGGCACCCCCGCCGGCCACGTCAACGGCGGCACGCCCGCCTCGCTGCCGCGGATCAAGCCTGAAGACCTCAGGACGATCCACCAGGCCTACTATCGACCTGACAACGCCGTGCTGGTCCTGACCGGCGCCATCACGCCTGAGCAGGGATTCATCCTGGCTGAACAGGCCTTTGGCGACTGGGCCAAACCTGTCGCCGCCGCGCCCGCCCCCCCGGTCATCACGCCGAAGGCCGGGCCGCGCGCCGTGGTCGTCGACCTGCCCGGCACGGGACAAGCTGCGGTCAGCGTCGTGGCGCCAGCGATCGCCCGGAACGACCCGGCCTACTATCCGGCGATGGTCGCCAACACCGTCCTGGGCGGCGGCTATTCGGCGCGCCTGAACCAGGAAATCCGCATCAAGCGCGGTCTCAGCTATGGCGCGGGTTCCAGCCTGGCGACCAACCGAACGACGGGCCTGTTCCGCGCCAGCGCTCAGACCAAGAACGAGTCCGCGCCCGAAGTCTTGACCCTGATCAAGGCCGAGATGACGAAGCTTGCCAGCGCCCCGGCCAGCGCCGATGAGCTCAAGGCCCGCAAATCCGTGCTGATCGGGGGCTTCGGCCGGCAGCTGGCCACGACGGACGGTCTGGCCGACATCATTGGCAATCTCGCCGTCTATGGCGTGCCGCTGGACGAAATCGGCCTGTACACTCGTAAAATCGAAGCTGTGACCGCGCCTGAAGTCCAGGCTTTCGCCAAGGACCGCTTCGACCCGGCCAAGGCCAGCGTGATCATCGCGGGCGACGCCAAGGCCTTCGCACCCGCGCTAAAGGCGAACCTGCCGACCCTGGAGGTCATCCCGGCAGCGGAGTTGGACCTGGACAGCCCGACCCTGAAGGCGGTGAAGTAG
- a CDS encoding small ribosomal subunit Rsm22 family protein — MAPELPGALRAAIDAELQGVSRRDLADRAAETSDAYRAGKGSAGVIRGASDALAYALARMPATYAACAAVFNEAQDRAPAFAPGRLLDAGCGPGGASWAAIEAWPQIETVTWRDSSPLFLDLAARLAAAAPVLGAADVERVDLTGGAALPAADLVVASYALAEIAADKQAGVVGRPWAACEGLIALIEPGTSAGYARILAARSTLIEAGAQILGPCPHEDACPLPAGDWCHFVQRLPRSRDHQLAKRAQVNFEDEKYAYVLAARPGVVSDPTPARVLARPVSAKPGVTLKLCTPQGLEQRFVGRREKAAYAVASRRDWGDVFAGPEPER; from the coding sequence ATGGCGCCGGAGCTGCCCGGCGCCCTGCGGGCCGCCATCGACGCCGAGCTGCAGGGCGTCTCCCGGCGGGATCTGGCGGACCGCGCGGCCGAGACCTCCGACGCCTATCGGGCGGGCAAGGGCTCGGCCGGGGTGATTCGCGGCGCGTCCGACGCGCTCGCCTATGCGCTGGCCCGAATGCCGGCGACCTATGCGGCCTGCGCGGCGGTGTTCAATGAGGCGCAGGATCGTGCGCCCGCCTTCGCGCCCGGCCGCCTGCTCGACGCCGGCTGCGGGCCGGGCGGGGCGAGCTGGGCCGCCATCGAGGCCTGGCCGCAGATCGAGACCGTTACTTGGCGAGATTCTAGCCCGCTCTTCCTAGACCTGGCCGCGCGGCTCGCCGCCGCAGCGCCCGTGCTGGGGGCCGCCGATGTTGAACGCGTCGACCTCACGGGCGGGGCCGCCCTGCCGGCGGCCGACCTGGTGGTGGCGAGCTACGCCCTCGCCGAGATCGCGGCGGACAAGCAGGCCGGCGTGGTGGGTCGTCCTTGGGCGGCCTGCGAGGGCTTGATCGCCTTGATCGAGCCGGGGACGTCGGCCGGCTACGCCCGGATTCTGGCGGCCCGCTCGACCCTGATCGAGGCCGGCGCCCAGATTCTGGGCCCCTGCCCGCATGAAGACGCCTGTCCCTTGCCGGCCGGGGACTGGTGCCACTTCGTCCAGCGCCTGCCGCGCAGCCGCGATCATCAGCTGGCCAAGCGCGCCCAGGTCAATTTCGAGGACGAAAAGTACGCCTATGTCCTCGCCGCCCGACCGGGCGTCGTCAGCGATCCGACGCCGGCCCGCGTGCTGGCGCGGCCGGTTTCGGCCAAGCCCGGCGTCACCTTGAAACTCTGCACGCCACAGGGGCTGGAACAGCGTTTCGTCGGTCGCCGCGAGAAGGCCGCCTACGCCGTGGCCTCGCGGCGCGACTGGGGCGATGTTTTCGCGGGCCCGGAGCCCGAAAGATGA
- the acs gene encoding acetate--CoA ligase — MSDDQLFPVPADFAAHAHIDAAGFAAATAEAANAPDAYWRKLGERLDWMAPFTQVKDVSFDKDDFRIRWFADGALNVSANCLDRHLPARADDVAIIWESDDPDMHDTLTYSQLHAEVCRMANVLKARGAKKGDRITIFLPMIPQAAVAMLACARIGAVHSVVFGGFSPDSLAGRIQDCGSTLVITADEGVRGGRHVPLKANVDEALNDCPDVTDVIVVRRTRADVPMVEGRDAFYSDLKKDVSDVCDPEPMNAEDPLFILYTSGSTGKPKGVLHTTGGYLAWASYTHEAVFDYRPGEVYWCTADVGWVTGHSYIVYGPLANAATTLIFEGTPNYPTSSRFWDVIDKHKVEIFYTAPTAIRALMREGEEPVKRTSRSSLRLLGSVGEPINPEAWLWYHRVVGDGRCPIVDTWWQTETGGILMSPLPGAIPMKPGSCALPLPGVQPQLVDAEGKVLEGAVSGNLCLIDSWPGQMRTVYGDHERFIQTYFSAYPAKYFTGDGARRDEDGYYWITGRVDDVINVSGHRLGTAEIESALVANENVAEAAVVGFPHDVKGQGIYCFVTLKSDVVATDILQAELKGWVRREIGPFAAPDVVQFAPGLPKTRSGKIMRRILRKIAENDLTNLGDTSTLADPSVVDDLVANRGA; from the coding sequence GTGTCGGATGATCAGCTATTCCCGGTCCCGGCGGATTTCGCCGCCCACGCGCACATTGACGCAGCGGGATTTGCGGCGGCCACCGCCGAAGCGGCCAATGCGCCTGACGCCTACTGGCGCAAGCTCGGCGAGCGGCTGGACTGGATGGCGCCGTTCACCCAGGTGAAGGACGTCTCTTTCGACAAGGACGACTTCCGCATCCGCTGGTTCGCCGACGGGGCCTTGAACGTCTCGGCCAACTGCCTGGACCGCCACCTGCCGGCCCGCGCCGACGACGTCGCGATCATCTGGGAGAGCGACGACCCGGACATGCACGACACGCTCACCTACAGCCAGCTGCACGCCGAAGTCTGCCGCATGGCCAATGTGCTGAAGGCCAGGGGCGCCAAGAAGGGCGACCGGATCACAATCTTCCTGCCGATGATCCCCCAGGCGGCGGTCGCCATGCTGGCCTGCGCCCGGATCGGCGCGGTCCATTCGGTGGTGTTCGGCGGCTTCTCGCCCGACAGCCTGGCGGGTCGCATCCAGGACTGCGGCTCGACCCTCGTCATCACCGCCGACGAGGGTGTGCGCGGCGGCCGTCACGTGCCGCTGAAGGCCAATGTCGATGAGGCGCTGAACGACTGCCCTGACGTCACCGATGTCATCGTCGTGCGCCGCACCCGCGCCGATGTGCCGATGGTCGAGGGCCGCGACGCCTTCTATTCGGACCTGAAGAAGGACGTCTCCGACGTCTGCGATCCGGAGCCGATGAACGCCGAGGATCCGCTGTTCATCCTCTACACTTCGGGCTCGACGGGGAAGCCCAAGGGCGTGCTGCACACAACTGGCGGCTATCTCGCCTGGGCGTCCTACACCCATGAGGCGGTCTTCGATTACCGGCCGGGCGAGGTCTATTGGTGCACCGCCGACGTGGGCTGGGTGACCGGCCACAGCTACATCGTCTACGGGCCGCTGGCGAACGCGGCGACGACCTTGATCTTCGAAGGCACGCCAAACTATCCGACGTCATCCCGGTTCTGGGACGTGATCGACAAGCACAAGGTGGAGATCTTCTACACCGCCCCCACTGCGATCCGCGCCCTGATGCGTGAAGGCGAAGAGCCGGTGAAGCGCACCTCGCGCAGTTCGCTCCGCCTGCTAGGCTCGGTGGGCGAGCCGATCAATCCGGAAGCCTGGCTCTGGTATCACCGCGTGGTCGGCGACGGCCGCTGCCCGATCGTCGACACCTGGTGGCAAACCGAGACGGGCGGCATCCTGATGAGCCCGCTGCCCGGCGCTATCCCCATGAAGCCCGGCTCCTGCGCCCTGCCGCTGCCGGGCGTTCAGCCGCAGCTGGTCGACGCCGAGGGCAAGGTGTTGGAGGGCGCGGTCAGCGGCAATCTGTGTCTGATCGACAGTTGGCCCGGCCAGATGCGCACGGTCTATGGCGACCATGAGCGGTTCATCCAGACCTACTTCTCGGCCTATCCGGCCAAGTACTTCACCGGCGACGGCGCTCGCCGTGACGAGGACGGCTACTACTGGATCACCGGCCGGGTGGATGATGTGATCAATGTCTCGGGCCACCGGCTCGGCACCGCCGAGATCGAGAGCGCGCTCGTCGCTAACGAGAACGTGGCCGAGGCCGCCGTCGTAGGCTTCCCGCACGATGTGAAGGGTCAGGGCATCTATTGCTTCGTGACGCTGAAGTCCGACGTGGTCGCCACCGATATCCTGCAGGCGGAGCTCAAGGGCTGGGTGCGCCGCGAGATCGGCCCGTTCGCCGCGCCGGACGTCGTGCAGTTCGCGCCCGGCCTTCCGAAGACCCGCTCCGGCAAGATCATGCGGCGCATCCTGCGCAAGATCGCCGAGAACGACCTGACGAATCTCGGCGACACCTCCACGCTCGCCGATCCGTCGGTGGTGGACGACCTCGTGGCGAACCGCGGCGCCTGA
- a CDS encoding creatininase family protein: protein MLLHKSTWQEIEGYLGRSRTIVVPIGSNEQHGPTGLLGTDWMCPEIIANEAQKSADILIAPTFNIGMAQHHLGFGGTISLRPSTFMLAIGDWCRSLGAHGFTKLYFLNGHGGNHSTIEAAFSELYAEASFAGRPRGFSCKVRNWWELRGVMSLVSRQFPSGHGSHATPSEIAITQWAYPDAIKSANYAPRIATSGPIREATDFRARYADGRMGSDPGLATPEKGGELVAAAVQALIAEVQAFDAEPASPYPG, encoded by the coding sequence ATGCTGCTGCACAAGTCGACCTGGCAGGAGATCGAAGGCTATCTCGGCCGATCCAGGACCATCGTCGTGCCGATCGGCTCCAACGAGCAGCATGGCCCGACGGGCCTCCTGGGCACCGACTGGATGTGCCCGGAGATCATCGCCAATGAGGCGCAGAAGAGCGCCGACATCCTGATCGCGCCCACCTTCAACATCGGCATGGCCCAGCACCACCTGGGGTTCGGCGGCACCATTTCACTCCGGCCCTCGACCTTCATGCTGGCGATTGGCGACTGGTGCCGCAGCCTGGGCGCGCACGGTTTCACCAAGCTCTATTTCCTGAACGGCCACGGCGGAAACCACTCGACCATTGAGGCGGCGTTTTCTGAACTCTATGCCGAGGCGAGCTTCGCCGGACGGCCACGCGGCTTTTCCTGCAAAGTGCGCAACTGGTGGGAACTGCGCGGCGTCATGAGCTTGGTTAGCCGCCAGTTTCCCAGCGGCCACGGCAGCCATGCGACCCCGTCCGAGATCGCCATCACCCAGTGGGCCTATCCGGACGCGATCAAAAGCGCCAACTATGCGCCGCGCATCGCTACGAGCGGCCCAATCCGCGAGGCCACTGACTTCCGCGCCCGCTACGCTGACGGCCGCATGGGCTCTGACCCAGGCCTCGCCACACCGGAAAAGGGCGGCGAACTGGTGGCCGCCGCCGTCCAGGCCCTGATCGCCGAGGTTCAGGCCTTCGACGCCGAACCCGCGTCGCCCTACCCAGGCTAG
- a CDS encoding Rieske (2Fe-2S) protein, with the protein MWRPANPAKPKAGVRLCDVQELEDPGSKGFWFEEGLAVFAGLVVRQGETVRGYLNTCPHANWQLGVQGDFLSPDRRYVYCAGHAALFRVSDGKCVAGPSMSDQLYEWPVEVREGAIYTV; encoded by the coding sequence ATGTGGCGCCCTGCAAACCCTGCCAAGCCGAAGGCCGGCGTGAGGCTGTGCGACGTGCAGGAGCTGGAGGATCCCGGCTCCAAGGGCTTCTGGTTCGAAGAAGGCCTGGCGGTGTTCGCCGGCCTCGTCGTGCGCCAGGGCGAGACGGTGCGGGGATATCTCAACACCTGCCCGCACGCCAACTGGCAGCTGGGCGTACAGGGCGATTTCCTGTCGCCCGACCGCCGCTACGTCTATTGCGCCGGTCACGCGGCCCTGTTCCGCGTCAGCGACGGCAAGTGTGTCGCCGGCCCCTCGATGTCGGACCAGCTCTACGAATGGCCGGTCGAGGTGCGCGAAGGCGCGATCTACACGGTCTAG
- a CDS encoding NAD(P)H-dependent glycerol-3-phosphate dehydrogenase: MMSAGVIGAGAWGTALAQVCARAGLRTVLQARDPGLADAINASHENAPYLAGAALDPAIHATADLAEAAGCDILLAVAPAQHLRATLTLLAPHIRAGQPVVLCAKGIEQGSLKMMTEVLAETAPQAAQAVLSGPSFAADVVRGLPTAVTLACPDEALGRALAEALATPVFRPYLSNDVVGAEAGGAVKNVLAIACGVVEGRGLGRSAHAALITRGFAELTRLAVAMGGRAETVAGLCGLGDLVLTCSSPQSRNMSVGLALGSGQTLQAALTGKRTVAEGVTSAPAVVALARKLDVEAPICEAVAKILAGEVEVNAAIQALLARPLREEV; the protein is encoded by the coding sequence ATGATGTCGGCTGGGGTCATCGGCGCGGGCGCCTGGGGCACGGCCTTGGCCCAGGTCTGCGCCCGGGCGGGACTGCGGACCGTGCTGCAGGCGCGCGATCCAGGGTTGGCCGACGCCATCAACGCCTCGCATGAGAACGCGCCATACTTGGCCGGCGCGGCCCTCGATCCCGCGATCCACGCCACCGCCGACCTCGCCGAGGCGGCGGGCTGCGACATCCTGCTGGCGGTCGCCCCAGCCCAGCACCTGCGCGCAACCCTAACCCTGCTCGCCCCGCACATTCGCGCAGGTCAGCCGGTCGTCCTCTGCGCGAAGGGGATTGAGCAGGGTTCGCTGAAGATGATGACTGAGGTTCTGGCCGAGACTGCGCCGCAAGCAGCGCAAGCCGTGCTGTCGGGGCCGAGCTTCGCCGCCGATGTCGTCCGCGGCCTGCCGACGGCGGTCACTCTGGCCTGTCCTGACGAGGCGCTGGGGCGGGCCCTGGCCGAGGCGCTCGCGACGCCGGTGTTCCGTCCGTATCTGTCGAACGACGTCGTCGGCGCCGAGGCCGGCGGGGCGGTCAAGAACGTGCTCGCCATCGCTTGCGGCGTGGTCGAGGGCCGCGGTCTGGGCCGCAGCGCCCACGCCGCCCTGATCACCCGGGGGTTTGCTGAGCTGACCCGGCTCGCCGTGGCGATGGGCGGTCGCGCTGAGACTGTCGCCGGCCTCTGTGGGCTGGGCGATCTGGTGCTGACCTGCTCCAGTCCCCAATCGCGCAATATGAGCGTCGGTCTTGCGCTCGGGTCGGGCCAGACTCTTCAGGCGGCCCTGACCGGCAAGCGTACGGTGGCCGAAGGGGTAACCTCGGCGCCCGCGGTTGTTGCCTTGGCAAGAAAGCTGGACGTGGAGGCTCCGATCTGCGAGGCGGTGGCGAAGATCCTGGCCGGCGAGGTCGAGGTCAATGCGGCGATCCAGGCGCTCCTGGCAAGACCGCTTCGGGAGGAAGTGTAG
- the tsaD gene encoding tRNA (adenosine(37)-N6)-threonylcarbamoyltransferase complex transferase subunit TsaD — MGTVQILPQVVLGLETSCDETAAAVVRLDPGGAVRVLSSVVASQIADHAPYGGVVPEIAARAHVESIDGVAERALAEAGLAYRDLTGVAATAGPGLVGGVMVGLSFGKAVALARGIPLVAVNHLEGHAVSARLGAEIVPYPFLLLLVSGGHCQLLEVAGVGACRRLGTTIDDAAGEAFDKIAKSLGLTYPGGPALERLAEGGDASRFPLPRMLLGRKDCDFSFSGLKTAAARLAEGLTEEADRRDLAAAVQTAIADQLAERSIRAMQNYAAAHGADQRRFVVAGGVAANQAVRVRLTAAAADKGFSFHAPPLAYCTDNAAMIALAGAERLALGLSDPLDAVARPRWPLDAAAAMAAPTHKAGRKGAKA, encoded by the coding sequence ATGGGGACCGTACAGATCCTGCCTCAGGTGGTTCTGGGCCTTGAAACCAGCTGCGATGAGACCGCCGCTGCGGTGGTGCGTCTGGACCCGGGCGGTGCGGTGCGTGTGCTGTCGTCGGTGGTGGCCAGTCAGATCGCTGACCACGCGCCCTATGGCGGCGTGGTGCCCGAGATCGCCGCTCGCGCGCATGTCGAAAGCATCGATGGCGTTGCTGAGCGCGCTCTGGCCGAGGCCGGCCTGGCCTATCGTGATCTTACCGGCGTCGCAGCGACGGCGGGCCCCGGTCTTGTGGGCGGCGTCATGGTCGGCCTGTCCTTTGGCAAGGCGGTCGCCCTGGCGCGGGGGATTCCGCTGGTGGCGGTCAACCACCTGGAAGGCCATGCGGTCTCCGCGCGCCTGGGCGCGGAGATCGTTCCATATCCGTTTCTGCTCCTACTGGTCTCAGGAGGGCACTGCCAACTCCTCGAGGTCGCAGGCGTCGGCGCCTGCCGACGCCTGGGGACGACGATCGACGATGCGGCCGGCGAGGCCTTCGACAAGATCGCCAAGAGCTTGGGCCTGACCTATCCGGGCGGCCCGGCGCTGGAACGGCTGGCCGAGGGCGGTGACGCAAGCCGCTTCCCCCTGCCCAGGATGTTGTTGGGCCGCAAGGATTGCGACTTCTCCTTTTCCGGCCTGAAGACCGCCGCCGCCCGTCTCGCCGAAGGCCTGACCGAGGAAGCTGATCGCCGGGATCTCGCGGCCGCGGTGCAGACAGCGATCGCTGACCAGCTGGCCGAACGCAGCATCCGCGCCATGCAGAACTATGCGGCGGCGCACGGCGCCGACCAACGTCGGTTCGTCGTGGCGGGCGGCGTTGCGGCCAACCAGGCGGTGCGCGTGCGCCTGACCGCGGCCGCCGCGGACAAGGGTTTCTCCTTCCATGCCCCCCCGCTCGCCTACTGCACAGATAACGCCGCGATGATTGCCTTGGCGGGCGCCGAGCGGCTGGCCTTGGGGCTCAGCGACCCGCTCGACGCGGTGGCCCGGCCGCGCTGGCCGTTGGACGCGGCCGCGGCGATGGCGGCGCCGACCCACAAAGCCGGCCGCAAGGGAGCCAAGGCATGA
- the hemC gene encoding hydroxymethylbilane synthase, which yields MPTQQPVRIGARGSKLSRVQAGIMQRQIAAALGVDPTDAAEVERVAPMVIITTTGDVVQDRRLMEIGGKGMFTKEIEEALADGRIDCAIHSLKDMPAISPEGLPISAISQREDPRDAFISEHADRVEDLPEGAIVGTASLRRQAQMLNRRPDLQILMLRGNVDTRLAKLAAGEADAILLAASGLNRLGMGDVARSLIDPRENPPAPGQGALAIQTREADRAQPWLMALHHAPTAVAVAAERGALEALEGSCKTAIGAYAWLEAGRLHMIAEALSPDGRLRFRRSGESDLAETTDPAVAARDLGLSLGRAIHEEAGDAISL from the coding sequence GTGCCCACGCAACAACCCGTCCGGATCGGCGCCCGCGGCTCCAAGCTTTCGCGGGTCCAGGCCGGGATCATGCAACGCCAGATCGCCGCCGCTCTGGGCGTCGATCCGACCGACGCCGCTGAGGTCGAGCGCGTCGCCCCGATGGTCATCATCACCACCACCGGCGACGTGGTGCAGGATCGCCGGCTTATGGAGATCGGCGGCAAAGGCATGTTCACCAAGGAGATCGAAGAGGCCCTCGCCGACGGCCGCATCGATTGCGCCATCCATTCCCTGAAGGACATGCCGGCGATCTCGCCCGAAGGCCTGCCGATCTCGGCCATCTCGCAGCGCGAAGACCCGCGCGACGCCTTCATCAGTGAACATGCCGACCGGGTGGAGGACCTGCCTGAGGGCGCCATCGTCGGGACCGCCAGCCTGCGGCGCCAGGCGCAAATGCTCAACCGCCGGCCCGACCTGCAGATTCTGATGTTGCGCGGCAACGTTGACACCCGCCTGGCCAAGCTGGCGGCCGGCGAGGCGGACGCGATCCTGCTGGCCGCCTCCGGCCTGAACCGGCTGGGTATGGGTGATGTCGCCAGGAGCCTGATCGACCCGCGCGAAAATCCGCCGGCGCCGGGCCAAGGCGCCCTCGCCATCCAGACTCGCGAGGCCGATCGCGCCCAGCCCTGGCTCATGGCGCTCCACCACGCGCCGACCGCCGTCGCCGTCGCCGCCGAACGCGGCGCGCTTGAAGCCCTGGAAGGCTCCTGCAAAACCGCCATCGGCGCCTACGCCTGGCTGGAGGCCGGCCGCCTCCACATGATCGCCGAGGCCCTGTCGCCGGACGGCCGCCTGAGGTTTCGCCGCAGCGGCGAATCCGATCTCGCTGAGACGACCGATCCGGCCGTCGCGGCCCGCGATCTCGGCTTGTCCCTTGGCCGGGCGATTCACGAAGAGGCCGGCGACGCCATCTCGCTCTGA
- a CDS encoding uroporphyrinogen-III synthase, with product MAGQGKTVWITRAQPGADATAARVRAHGHQAWVTPLLEVRLLPDIAYDLSGVGALAFTSANGVRAFAQARTERDLKVFAVGRATADAARAARFRTVLSTDGNVDSLADGISARRREIKGYVLHPGAEELAGDLVGLLEGYGIEARRLIVYETAPLPVPAEDIARLVTADVVLVHSAKAARALASVLRAGSQPSPAPVPKAIGISREALKPLLRTRLAGRAAPTFPLEAGMFDLIDR from the coding sequence ATGGCCGGCCAAGGCAAGACCGTCTGGATCACCCGCGCGCAGCCTGGCGCTGATGCGACGGCGGCGCGTGTCCGCGCCCACGGCCACCAAGCTTGGGTCACGCCGCTGCTCGAAGTGCGGCTGCTGCCCGACATCGCCTACGACCTGTCAGGCGTCGGCGCCCTGGCCTTTACCAGCGCCAATGGTGTACGCGCCTTCGCCCAGGCCCGCACGGAGCGCGATCTTAAGGTCTTCGCCGTAGGCCGCGCGACGGCCGACGCCGCCCGCGCCGCGCGCTTCCGCACCGTCCTGTCGACCGACGGCAACGTCGATTCCCTGGCCGACGGCATCAGCGCACGCCGGCGCGAGATCAAGGGCTATGTCCTGCATCCTGGCGCTGAAGAGCTGGCGGGCGACCTGGTGGGCCTGCTGGAGGGCTATGGCATCGAGGCGCGACGACTGATCGTCTACGAGACAGCGCCTCTGCCCGTACCCGCCGAGGATATCGCGCGACTGGTCACCGCCGACGTCGTCCTGGTCCATTCGGCCAAGGCCGCGCGCGCCCTCGCCTCGGTGCTGCGGGCCGGCTCGCAGCCTAGCCCGGCGCCGGTTCCAAAGGCGATCGGGATCTCCCGGGAGGCGCTGAAGCCCCTGCTGCGAACCCGCCTCGCCGGCCGCGCCGCGCCGACCTTCCCTCTCGAAGCCGGCATGTTTGATCTGATAGATCGTTAG